One Plasmodium cynomolgi strain B DNA, chromosome 12, whole genome shotgun sequence genomic region harbors:
- a CDS encoding eukaryotic translation initiation factor 6 (putative), with protein MAIRVQFENSNEVGVFSRLTNSYALIAMGGSENFSSVFESELSQHIPLVYTTIGGTKVIGRVCVGNRKGLLVSSICTDQELLHLRNALPENVKIKRIEERLSALGNCITANDYVGLIHTDIDRETEEIIQDVLDIEVFRTSIAGNLLVGTYSYFTNNGGLLHAMTSSQEIEELSELLQIPLITGTVNRGSDLIGAGLVANDWSAFCGMDTTAIELSIIEKVFKLNSIEDANIEDNFKYKSSIIQTMI; from the coding sequence ATGGCCATCAGAGTGCAGTTCGAAAACTCCAACGAGGTTGGCGTCTTCTCCAGGCTGACCAACTCCTACGCACTCATCGCCATGGGAGGATCGGAAAATTTCTCAAGTGTTTTCGAATCGGAGTTATCCCAGCACATCCCCCTCGTGTATACAACCATCGGAGGAACTAAAGTCATTGGGAGAGTCTGTGTCGGAAACAGGAAGGGCTTACTCGTGTCGAGTATATGTACAGACCAGGAGCTCCTCCACTTACGAAACGCATTACcagaaaatgtgaaaataaaaaggatagAGGAGCGGCTTTCAGCATTAGGTAATTGTATAACTGCAAATGATTACGTGGGATTAATTCACACAGATATAGATAGAGAAACGGAGGAGATAATCCAAGACGTTTTAGATATAGAAGTCTTTCGAACATCTATTGCTGGGAACCTACTCGTTGGTACCTATTCATATTTTACCAACAATGGAGGTCTCCTACATGCCATGACATCTTCCCAAGAAATTGAAGAACTCTCAGAACTTTTGCAAATCCCTTTAATTACCGGAACGGTTAACAGAGGTAGTGATCTCATCGGGGCTGGCCTTGTGGCCAACGACTGGTCAGCCTTCTGTGGAATGGATACCACAGCCATCGAGCTCAGCATAATTGAGAAGGTGTTCAAGCTCAACAGCATAGAGGACGCTAACATAGAGGACAACTTCAAGTACAAGTCTTCGATCATTCAGACCATGATT